The uncultured Methanobrevibacter sp. sequence CCCTATGAACTGGAGATTTTACCTCAGGAATGAATTTAAATATTGGCTCTAATACTTCTAGCGCGGACATTTTCTTCCTCAATAATAATTGAAGAAAGCTATAATTCTATAGCTTCCCCTCCTAATTCTTCAATCTTTTCAATTGCACCAGCGGAAAATTGATATGCTGAAATTTTGAAAGCTTTAGTAATATTACCTTTAGCTAAAACTTTGTCGTAACCTAATTCAGTCACATCAATAACAATAGCATCGCCTTCTTTGGATGCTTTGCCG is a genomic window containing:
- a CDS encoding uL15m family ribosomal protein, with protein sequence KAGMGKQHWTWTVIHDPNHFGKHGFKRPQKMIKKVNSVNLSYLEEQADNLIASGKASKEGDAIVIDVTELGYDKVLAKGNITKAFKISAYQFSAGAIEKIEELGGEAIEL